One segment of Nostoc piscinale CENA21 DNA contains the following:
- a CDS encoding GNAT family N-acetyltransferase — MTPLLEYKTLVDVEDVKHLGVIVGQAFIASASESESFLKSVGFENLRVICRDGKVAGGLATLPMGMWLEGQSVPMVGIAGVGIAPEYRGGGVAIALIQNMLQELYAKETPISVLYPATQQLYRKAGYEQAGNYCTWEISTQDIRLNKPPLSLQPIADLNCEILHQLYQQQAQLIHGYLDRHSSIWQRLTQSEEKETVYGYLIGKQDQPEGYIILSQHSQANETVIQIRDWVVLSHGASQTFWSFLANHRSTIKKVTWQSSIIDSLTLLLPEQNAKIKHQKRWMLRIVDVCKALQLRGYKLGVETELHLAVKDDLLTANNNKFILSVANGKGEVRQGGKGELQIDIQGLSSLYTGLFTPHTLKLAGKLDAPDTALLAATEIFTSSAPWMADFF, encoded by the coding sequence ATGACACCTTTATTGGAATACAAGACGCTTGTGGATGTTGAAGACGTAAAACATTTGGGTGTTATTGTTGGACAAGCCTTTATTGCGTCTGCTAGTGAGAGTGAAAGTTTCTTGAAATCGGTTGGTTTTGAGAACTTACGAGTGATTTGTCGAGATGGGAAAGTGGCTGGCGGATTAGCGACTTTACCTATGGGAATGTGGTTAGAGGGTCAATCTGTACCAATGGTGGGGATTGCTGGTGTGGGAATTGCGCCAGAATATCGTGGAGGTGGAGTTGCGATCGCACTTATCCAAAATATGCTGCAAGAACTCTATGCAAAAGAAACCCCCATTTCCGTTCTCTATCCCGCTACGCAACAACTTTACCGCAAAGCCGGATATGAACAAGCTGGTAACTATTGCACTTGGGAAATTTCCACTCAAGATATCCGCTTAAACAAGCCACCTTTATCTTTACAACCAATCGCAGACCTTAATTGTGAAATCTTGCATCAACTATATCAACAACAGGCACAACTCATTCATGGTTATTTAGACCGACATTCCAGTATTTGGCAAAGATTAACTCAATCAGAAGAAAAAGAAACTGTTTATGGTTATTTAATTGGCAAGCAAGACCAACCCGAAGGCTATATTATCTTGAGTCAGCATTCTCAGGCAAATGAGACAGTGATTCAAATTCGAGATTGGGTAGTTTTGAGTCATGGTGCATCACAAACTTTCTGGTCTTTTTTGGCTAACCATCGTTCTACAATCAAAAAAGTCACTTGGCAAAGTTCGATTATTGACTCCCTGACATTGTTATTACCAGAACAAAACGCTAAAATTAAACATCAAAAACGTTGGATGTTGCGGATTGTAGATGTATGCAAAGCATTACAATTACGGGGTTATAAATTAGGAGTAGAAACCGAGTTACATTTAGCAGTTAAAGATGATTTATTAACGGCTAATAATAATAAATTTATTCTTTCTGTTGCTAATGGAAAAGGTGAAGTTAGGCAAGGAGGTAAAGGAGAATTACAGATAGATATTCAAGGATTATCTTCTTTGTATACGGGTTTATTTACCCCTCATACATTAAAATTAGCAGGAAAATTAGACGCTCCAGACACAGCACTATTAGCCGCGACAGAAATTTTTACTAGTTCTGCGCCGTGGATGGCTGATTTCTTTTAA
- a CDS encoding Uma2 family endonuclease, which produces MVSTIKHRYTLDEYRAIEEKAEGRSEYRDGEIVPMPGGTLKHSRIGRNILTYLSFLLRDTQFEPINSDLRLWIPEYRWGVYPDVMIFDGEPQLNEGRLDEVLNPTVIVEVLSPSTADYDRQHKFRMYRSIPSFSEYLLVEQDEPFVEKYTKQTQGWLLSDFQGLESSISLESVGVDLPIAEIYRGVVLECS; this is translated from the coding sequence ATGGTTTCCACAATTAAGCACCGCTACACTTTGGATGAATATCGCGCCATTGAAGAAAAAGCCGAAGGACGCAGCGAATATCGAGATGGAGAAATTGTCCCAATGCCAGGAGGAACGCTCAAACATAGCCGCATCGGTCGAAACATTTTGACCTATCTTAGCTTTTTGCTGCGCGATACTCAATTTGAGCCAATTAACAGCGATTTACGCCTGTGGATTCCTGAATATCGGTGGGGTGTGTATCCAGATGTGATGATTTTTGATGGCGAACCACAACTAAATGAAGGACGCTTAGATGAAGTATTGAATCCTACAGTCATTGTTGAAGTCTTATCGCCTAGCACCGCAGATTATGACCGACAACATAAATTTCGGATGTATCGCTCTATTCCTAGTTTTAGTGAATATTTATTAGTTGAACAAGATGAGCCTTTTGTTGAAAAATATACCAAGCAAACTCAAGGTTGGTTGTTGAGTGATTTTCAAGGTTTAGAGAGTTCGATTTCTTTAGAGTCAGTCGGGGTTGATTTACCAATAGCGGAAATTTATCGCGGTGTTGTATTGGAATGTAGTTGA
- a CDS encoding Uma2 family endonuclease codes for MVKTPTQPITLEEFLKLPETKPSLEYIDGQIIQKPMPQGKHSAIQGEFVPAINNIVKPKRIARAFPELRCTFGRRSIVPDIVVFTWDRIPRDENGEIANTFALAPNWTIEILSPDQNQTKVTKNILHCLKYGTQMGWLIDPDEQTVFVYQPKQETTVFDEPDAPISVPSFINELQLNVRDLFAWLL; via the coding sequence ATGGTAAAAACTCCTACTCAACCCATAACGTTAGAGGAATTTCTCAAACTACCAGAAACTAAACCGAGCTTAGAATATATTGATGGTCAAATTATCCAAAAACCAATGCCACAGGGTAAACATAGCGCAATTCAAGGAGAATTTGTCCCTGCCATCAATAATATAGTCAAGCCAAAACGCATTGCTCGCGCCTTTCCTGAATTGCGTTGTACATTTGGCCGACGTTCAATTGTACCTGATATTGTAGTTTTTACTTGGGATAGAATTCCTCGTGATGAAAATGGAGAAATAGCTAATACTTTTGCTCTGGCTCCAAACTGGACAATTGAAATTTTATCTCCTGATCAGAATCAAACAAAAGTCACAAAAAATATTCTTCATTGCTTAAAATATGGAACTCAAATGGGTTGGTTGATTGATCCAGATGAGCAAACAGTATTTGTTTATCAACCCAAGCAAGAAACAACCGTATTTGATGAGCCAGATGCACCTATTTCTGTCCCATCTTTTATCAATGAACTTCAGCTTAATGTGAGAGACTTATTTGCTTGGTTATTGTAG
- the aroF gene encoding 3-deoxy-7-phosphoheptulonate synthase, translated as MPISQNAPGTLSFRAFLISDFILSEKQTMINAKLAAQSHPNHQTIVKLSETVAFGGEELVIIGGPCTVESLEQMETVAQKLSSAPVQALRGGVYKPRTSPYAFQGMAEAGLEVLARVRSLYNMPVVTEVMAISQIETVAAYADMLQIGSRNMQNFDLLKALGQVDKPILLKRGLAATIEEFVMAAEYILSHGNPNVVLCERGIRSFDNYTRNVLDLGAVAALKQITHLPVIVDPSHAVGKRELVAPVAKAAVACGADGLIIECHPEPEKSVSDARQALSLEDMLNLVDVLKPVAAAVGRRISENKGVGLKPAPICYAA; from the coding sequence ATGCCAATTAGCCAGAACGCGCCCGGAACTCTCAGTTTCCGGGCTTTTTTAATTTCAGACTTCATACTTTCGGAGAAACAAACCATGATTAATGCTAAACTTGCCGCCCAATCTCATCCCAACCACCAAACAATTGTGAAACTTTCCGAGACAGTTGCCTTCGGTGGTGAGGAATTAGTGATTATTGGCGGCCCTTGTACAGTGGAAAGCTTAGAACAAATGGAAACCGTTGCTCAAAAGCTATCATCTGCACCAGTACAAGCCTTACGCGGTGGTGTTTACAAACCCCGCACCTCGCCTTATGCTTTCCAGGGAATGGCAGAAGCTGGGTTAGAAGTTTTAGCGAGAGTGCGATCGCTCTACAATATGCCAGTAGTTACAGAAGTGATGGCAATTTCGCAAATTGAAACTGTCGCCGCCTATGCTGATATGCTGCAAATTGGTAGCCGCAACATGCAAAACTTCGACTTACTCAAAGCCTTGGGACAAGTTGATAAACCAATCTTGCTCAAGCGTGGTTTAGCTGCCACCATAGAAGAATTCGTTATGGCTGCTGAATATATCCTCAGTCATGGAAACCCAAATGTCGTGCTGTGCGAACGTGGTATTCGCAGTTTCGACAATTACACCCGCAACGTCTTAGATTTGGGCGCAGTCGCCGCACTCAAGCAAATCACTCACTTACCTGTGATTGTAGATCCTTCCCACGCCGTCGGTAAACGCGAACTAGTGGCACCTGTCGCCAAAGCTGCTGTAGCTTGTGGTGCAGATGGCTTAATTATTGAGTGTCACCCAGAACCAGAAAAATCCGTTTCCGATGCCCGTCAAGCATTGTCTTTAGAAGATATGCTGAACTTAGTTGATGTTTTAAAGCCCGTAGCAGCAGCCGTTGGACGCAGAATATCAGAAAACAAAGGGGTGGGTTTAAAACCTGCCCCTATTTGTTACGCGGCTTAA
- a CDS encoding sensor histidine kinase, translating to MAILNQNSISNLKAENIASIKEKLLALSQGEIYFKLHNTTDALEELLAVSEGTFQRKEVAVLATEKVRDRIIIISMLSSVAIAIMLAHYTSRAIARPLKAVHNVALKVTQESNFNLQAPVTTADEVGMLANSLNQLIQRVNQLLAEQKAEASRQLIQNEKMSSLGQMLAGVAHEINNPVNFIYGNLQHTNAYFQNLLMLLEAYQAKVQDDELDDLAEEIDLEFVKQDLPKLLQSMQVGANRAKEIVLSLKNFSRLDENEFHAVDIHACIESTLLILNNRLKKKNYCSEKIWRNSQYTRLWRCIISSIYEYSIKCYRCFRRVT from the coding sequence ATGGCGATATTAAATCAAAATTCTATATCTAATTTAAAAGCGGAAAATATAGCCAGTATAAAAGAAAAACTGTTAGCTCTTTCCCAAGGCGAAATATATTTTAAATTACACAATACTACAGATGCTTTGGAAGAATTACTCGCAGTTTCTGAGGGGACTTTTCAACGCAAAGAAGTGGCGGTACTGGCTACAGAAAAAGTCCGAGACAGAATTATCATTATTAGTATGCTGTCATCGGTAGCGATCGCTATTATGCTAGCGCACTACACCAGTCGAGCGATCGCACGTCCACTCAAAGCTGTCCACAATGTCGCGCTGAAAGTAACTCAGGAATCTAACTTTAATTTACAAGCACCAGTCACCACAGCCGATGAAGTGGGAATGTTAGCTAACTCACTTAATCAACTCATTCAACGAGTTAATCAACTTTTAGCAGAGCAGAAAGCCGAAGCATCTCGACAATTAATTCAGAATGAAAAAATGTCGAGCCTCGGACAGATGTTAGCGGGAGTCGCCCACGAAATCAATAACCCCGTCAACTTTATTTATGGAAATCTTCAGCATACCAATGCTTACTTTCAAAATTTGTTAATGCTGCTAGAAGCCTACCAAGCCAAAGTTCAAGATGATGAACTTGATGATTTAGCTGAAGAAATTGACTTAGAGTTTGTCAAACAAGACTTACCAAAGTTATTACAATCTATGCAAGTAGGAGCTAACCGCGCTAAAGAAATTGTTTTAAGTTTGAAGAACTTTTCGCGGTTAGATGAAAATGAATTTCATGCTGTAGATATTCATGCTTGTATAGAAAGTACCTTATTAATCTTAAATAATCGCCTGAAAAAAAAGAATTACTGTAGTGAAAAAATATGGCGAAATTCCCAATATACAAGGCTATGGCGGTGCATTATATCAAGTATTTATGAATATTCTATCAAATGCTATCGATGCTTTAGAAGAGTCACATAA
- a CDS encoding sensor histidine kinase: MNILSNAIDALEESHNEEEYQEIVISTQKLNADWVEIKITDNGSGISPEYQQKIFETFFTTKPIGVGTGLGLSISYQIIVEKHQGQLTCESEVGEGTTFAITLPIKHSTDDDTFLEDSDLACTIND; this comes from the coding sequence ATGAATATTCTATCAAATGCTATCGATGCTTTAGAAGAGTCACATAATGAAGAAGAATATCAGGAAATTGTTATTTCCACACAAAAACTAAATGCAGATTGGGTAGAAATTAAAATTACCGATAATGGTTCGGGGATTTCTCCAGAGTATCAACAAAAAATATTTGAAACATTTTTTACGACAAAACCCATTGGAGTTGGTACAGGTTTAGGTTTATCAATTAGCTATCAAATTATTGTGGAAAAACACCAAGGTCAATTAACTTGTGAATCAGAGGTTGGTGAAGGAACTACATTTGCGATCACATTACCAATTAAACATTCAACTGACGATGATACATTTTTAGAAGATAGCGATTTAGCCTGTACAATTAATGACTAG
- a CDS encoding response regulator, whose protein sequence is MAVKRILVVDNEQYIQEVAKICLETVAGWDVVTASSGKEGITQAETYQPDAILLDVMMPDMDGITTFEQLQANAATKEIPVILLTAKIQASDRRRYAQMGIVTAIAKPFNPLELASQVATALGWN, encoded by the coding sequence ATGGCAGTAAAACGGATTCTTGTTGTAGATAACGAACAATATATTCAAGAAGTTGCCAAAATTTGTTTAGAAACCGTCGCTGGTTGGGATGTAGTGACAGCGAGTTCTGGAAAAGAAGGTATTACCCAAGCCGAGACTTATCAGCCAGATGCAATTTTACTCGATGTGATGATGCCGGATATGGATGGAATCACTACCTTTGAGCAACTCCAAGCCAATGCAGCTACAAAAGAAATTCCCGTAATCTTATTAACCGCTAAAATTCAAGCCAGCGATCGCCGTCGTTATGCTCAGATGGGTATAGTAACAGCGATCGCTAAACCCTTCAACCCCCTAGAATTAGCTAGTCAAGTCGCCACAGCCCTCGGTTGGAATTAA
- a CDS encoding response regulator: MIAKKNILPVAQAGYDDGYLQTLQLTWSNTVRGQGPTGTAIRTGKTCIIQNILTDPKYEVWRCQAEERGYGAAIALPLKTDNQTFGALNIYAAEANAFDDDEVQLLKKLAEDLTYGIVALRNQRDRTLAEAALKQTQAALQKANNELELRVAERTAELITVNRQLQSELDKRQRIEEELRVSQVKLARILDIADDAIISIDSNQSITLFNQGAEKIFGYTAQEVIGQKLDILLPLRFTQAHRQHVSDFGKSTNLARRMGERRELFGKRRDGSEFPAEASISKLNMGEESYYTVILRDVTERKQVERMKDEFVSVVSHELRTPLTSIHGSLGMLTSGLLKADSEPGKRLLQIAIDSSDRLVRLINDILDIERIESGKVKMAREICNLDELIQSAVNTIQPLANKQGVKLGISSLSVMLWADPDRIVQTLTNLLSNAIKFSMSGATVWLEIQQQQNEVLLSIKDTGRGIPEDKLESIFERFQQVDSSDSRNHDGTGLGLAICKSIVQQHGGRIWVESTLGEGSTFYFTLPIYQAPQIPETTQSNHHCPLPIAYSPLVLVCDDDPDISNELQTLLQKGGYRVVTVATGKEAIATASSQQPDVILLDLLMPEMNGWQTMAILKERTDTQHIPIVICSVYQSDTNNKPITDFVDWVSKPVQKSYLLQSLKQVVAKPSKRARILIVEDDNDLAQLLITLFERHDIETCLAQTGREAIHLSQELHPDLLILDLILPESDGFMVIDWLRQHNHLCTMPVVVYSAKDLDESERQRLKLGYTEFLTKGRVTTQEFEQRVMDLLQRITHHTVESDES, from the coding sequence ATGATAGCGAAAAAAAATATTTTGCCAGTGGCGCAAGCTGGCTATGATGATGGCTATTTACAAACACTCCAGCTTACTTGGTCAAATACTGTGCGTGGTCAAGGGCCAACAGGTACAGCCATTCGCACAGGTAAAACCTGTATTATTCAGAATATATTAACTGACCCGAAATATGAAGTTTGGCGCTGTCAGGCGGAAGAACGGGGTTATGGGGCAGCAATTGCTTTACCTTTAAAAACAGATAATCAAACTTTTGGCGCGTTGAATATTTATGCGGCGGAAGCAAACGCTTTTGATGATGATGAAGTGCAGTTGTTGAAAAAACTGGCAGAAGATTTAACTTATGGTATTGTCGCATTACGCAACCAGCGCGATCGCACTTTAGCCGAAGCCGCATTAAAACAAACTCAAGCCGCCTTACAAAAAGCCAATAATGAATTAGAATTACGAGTTGCCGAACGCACTGCCGAATTAATTACTGTCAACCGCCAATTACAATCAGAACTAGATAAACGTCAACGCATCGAAGAAGAATTGCGGGTTTCTCAAGTAAAATTAGCTCGAATTTTAGATATTGCTGATGATGCAATTATTTCTATAGATAGCAATCAAAGTATTACTTTATTTAACCAAGGAGCTGAAAAAATATTTGGTTATACGGCTCAAGAAGTGATTGGACAGAAGTTAGATATACTTTTACCATTGCGATTTACTCAAGCTCATCGTCAGCATGTATCTGACTTTGGCAAATCAACAAATTTAGCGCGAAGAATGGGAGAACGGCGGGAGTTATTTGGTAAGCGCCGAGATGGCAGTGAATTTCCGGCTGAAGCTTCTATTTCTAAGTTAAATATGGGTGAGGAAAGTTATTATACAGTGATTTTGCGGGATGTCACAGAACGCAAACAAGTTGAACGGATGAAAGATGAATTTGTATCCGTGGTGAGTCACGAACTCCGCACACCTTTAACCTCAATTCATGGTTCTTTAGGAATGCTTACCAGTGGTTTATTAAAAGCAGATTCTGAGCCAGGAAAACGACTATTACAAATTGCCATAGATAGTAGCGATCGCTTAGTCAGATTAATTAATGATATTTTAGACATTGAACGCATTGAATCCGGCAAAGTCAAGATGGCGCGGGAAATCTGCAACCTTGATGAATTAATTCAATCAGCAGTCAATACTATTCAACCATTGGCAAATAAACAAGGAGTAAAATTAGGAATTTCTAGCTTATCAGTGATGTTATGGGCTGACCCTGATCGCATTGTCCAAACATTAACAAATTTGTTGAGTAATGCCATTAAATTCTCGATGAGTGGGGCAACAGTCTGGTTAGAAATTCAGCAACAACAAAATGAAGTTTTACTTTCAATTAAAGATACTGGTCGTGGTATCCCAGAAGATAAGTTAGAAAGTATTTTTGAGCGATTTCAACAAGTAGATTCATCTGATTCGCGTAACCATGATGGCACAGGTTTGGGTTTAGCAATTTGTAAAAGTATTGTGCAGCAACATGGCGGGCGCATCTGGGTGGAAAGTACTTTAGGCGAAGGTAGTACATTTTACTTTACTCTTCCTATTTACCAAGCTCCACAAATTCCCGAAACAACTCAATCTAACCACCACTGCCCACTGCCAATTGCTTATTCTCCCTTGGTTTTAGTTTGTGATGATGATCCAGATATTTCTAATGAACTGCAAACTTTATTACAAAAAGGTGGGTATCGAGTTGTAACAGTTGCTACTGGGAAAGAAGCGATCGCCACCGCATCATCGCAACAACCAGATGTAATTTTACTTGATTTACTCATGCCAGAAATGAACGGCTGGCAAACAATGGCAATTTTAAAAGAACGTACTGATACTCAACACATTCCCATCGTAATTTGCAGTGTTTATCAATCAGATACTAATAACAAACCCATCACAGATTTTGTAGATTGGGTAAGTAAACCAGTACAAAAAAGTTATTTGTTACAATCCCTGAAACAAGTTGTTGCTAAACCATCGAAACGCGCCCGGATTTTAATTGTAGAAGATGACAACGACTTAGCACAATTACTAATTACTTTATTTGAGCGCCATGACATTGAAACTTGCTTGGCACAAACCGGCAGAGAAGCCATTCACCTCAGCCAAGAATTGCATCCTGACTTATTAATTCTTGACTTAATTTTGCCAGAAAGTGATGGCTTTATGGTAATTGATTGGTTACGACAACACAATCATTTATGTACAATGCCCGTAGTAGTTTACTCTGCCAAAGATTTAGACGAGTCTGAACGCCAGCGACTGAAATTAGGCTACACCGAATTTTTAACCAAAGGACGTGTAACCACCCAAGAATTTGAACAAAGAGTCATGGACTTACTTCAGCGCATCACTCATCATACAGTTGAGAGTGATGAGTCTTAA
- a CDS encoding response regulator, with protein sequence MKILVVEDDELNAYALTAVLTNQNYAVEVAHDGETAWDLIQTYNYDLILLDVILPKLDGISLCRQIRSNNLQMPILLLTGCDSSHEKAIGLDAGADDYVVKPFAEEELVARVRALLRRGSASSQPILEWGNLRLDPSSCEVSYGNDLLSLTPKEYALLELFLRNSRRVFSCGMVLEHLWSYEDTPGEEAVRTHIKGLRQKLKAVGAPGDLIETVYGIGYRLKPQEEEKIAAKPANTKSKNNKPKEVASSQQQTFQAIAGVWQRFQGRVDEQIKVIEQAAFAESGLNNELLNQATKEAHTLAGSLGTFGFPTGSKLARQIEQLLKSGQKLTSEETAKLQTWVKSLRQEIQTQGEEANSTAVDNRLPLVLVVDQDQTIGEQLRQTTAGAEFQVSIATNLESARTILYRDHPSAVLLDPSFSKHPEDSLSFLGELAQRKPPVPVLVFTEQTDLANRLQLARQGGHTFLQKPMTAGQVAEAIAQLLQQLPHGEAKILAVDDDPKILVLLQTLLTPWGLQVIGLDDPRRFWETLETVKPDMLILDVEMPHSNGIELCQVVRNDSHWSELPILFLTVHSEADIVNQVYSVGADDFVSKPIVGPELVTRIVNRLERIQLLKRMGQTQQQPSQETASLSSSISNFAADWRTIFEGEPECVKVVAADGTILEINAAGLAVIEAKSKAKVIGKSVYSLITPEYQAAFRQLHESVCQGNKGTLQFEIITYQGQRRWMETHAVPLQNKTDGKFVQLAITRDITQYKQVETEIRRINRTLQTLSSCNQIIVRTPNELELLQKICQIIVEVGGYRLAWVGFAENDSEKKYFASGASWL encoded by the coding sequence ATGAAAATATTAGTTGTCGAGGATGACGAGTTAAATGCCTATGCGCTAACTGCTGTTCTTACCAACCAGAACTATGCAGTAGAAGTGGCACATGATGGTGAAACTGCTTGGGATTTAATTCAAACTTATAATTATGATTTAATTTTATTAGATGTAATTTTGCCAAAGTTAGATGGAATTAGTTTGTGTCGGCAAATTCGCTCTAATAATTTGCAAATGCCTATCCTGTTGTTGACAGGATGTGATAGTAGCCACGAGAAAGCAATTGGCTTAGATGCAGGGGCAGATGATTATGTCGTGAAACCATTTGCGGAAGAAGAATTAGTCGCCCGTGTACGGGCTTTATTACGTCGTGGCAGTGCATCATCGCAACCTATTTTAGAGTGGGGAAATTTGCGGCTTGATCCTAGTAGTTGTGAAGTGAGTTATGGCAATGATTTATTATCATTAACTCCAAAAGAATATGCGCTTTTGGAGTTATTTTTACGCAACAGTCGCCGCGTATTTAGCTGCGGGATGGTTTTAGAACATTTGTGGTCTTACGAAGATACACCAGGGGAAGAAGCTGTGCGGACTCATATTAAAGGGTTACGCCAGAAATTAAAAGCTGTGGGTGCGCCTGGTGATTTAATTGAGACTGTGTATGGAATTGGCTATCGGCTCAAACCCCAGGAAGAAGAGAAAATTGCAGCAAAACCAGCCAATACCAAATCTAAAAACAATAAGCCGAAAGAAGTAGCATCATCTCAGCAACAAACATTTCAAGCCATCGCCGGAGTTTGGCAAAGATTTCAAGGGCGAGTCGATGAGCAAATCAAAGTCATCGAACAAGCGGCTTTTGCTGAGTCAGGTTTAAATAATGAATTGCTCAACCAAGCCACCAAAGAAGCCCATACTTTAGCCGGCTCGTTAGGGACATTTGGCTTTCCGACTGGTTCAAAATTAGCGCGTCAAATTGAACAATTACTTAAATCTGGTCAAAAGTTAACATCCGAAGAAACAGCCAAGCTGCAAACTTGGGTGAAATCGTTGCGCCAGGAAATTCAAACTCAAGGTGAGGAGGCAAACTCAACCGCAGTTGATAATAGATTACCTTTAGTTTTGGTGGTTGACCAAGACCAGACTATCGGGGAACAACTGAGACAAACTACGGCGGGTGCAGAATTTCAAGTCAGCATTGCTACAAATCTAGAGTCTGCCAGAACTATACTTTACCGCGACCATCCCAGTGCAGTGTTACTTGACCCTAGTTTCTCTAAGCATCCAGAAGATAGTTTGAGTTTTTTAGGAGAATTAGCCCAAAGAAAACCACCTGTGCCAGTGTTAGTTTTTACCGAGCAAACAGATTTAGCCAATCGCTTGCAGTTGGCGCGGCAAGGGGGACATACCTTTTTGCAAAAGCCAATGACGGCGGGACAGGTGGCAGAGGCGATCGCGCAATTACTCCAACAATTACCCCATGGCGAAGCCAAAATTCTTGCTGTCGATGATGACCCGAAAATTCTCGTGCTGTTACAAACATTACTCACACCCTGGGGTTTACAAGTAATTGGATTAGATGATCCGCGACGTTTTTGGGAAACTTTGGAAACAGTCAAGCCAGATATGTTGATTCTGGATGTAGAAATGCCTCACAGCAACGGTATTGAGTTGTGTCAAGTTGTGCGAAATGACTCCCATTGGAGTGAGTTACCGATTTTATTTCTCACAGTCCACAGTGAGGCGGACATTGTAAATCAGGTGTATAGCGTCGGAGCTGATGATTTTGTCAGCAAACCCATTGTCGGGCCAGAACTGGTAACGCGCATTGTCAACCGTCTGGAGCGGATACAATTACTCAAGCGGATGGGACAAACTCAGCAACAACCCTCTCAAGAAACAGCGTCTCTTTCTTCTTCAATATCTAACTTTGCGGCTGATTGGCGTACCATCTTTGAAGGTGAACCGGAATGTGTGAAAGTGGTAGCGGCTGATGGCACAATTTTAGAAATTAATGCTGCGGGACTGGCTGTTATTGAAGCTAAAAGTAAAGCCAAGGTAATTGGTAAATCAGTTTACTCTTTGATTACTCCAGAATATCAAGCTGCATTTCGCCAACTCCACGAAAGTGTTTGTCAAGGTAATAAAGGTACTTTGCAGTTTGAAATTATTACTTATCAAGGTCAGCGTCGCTGGATGGAAACTCATGCTGTACCACTGCAAAATAAAACTGATGGCAAATTTGTCCAGTTGGCAATTACCCGCGATATTACCCAGTATAAACAAGTCGAAACCGAAATTCGCCGCATTAATCGGACACTCCAAACATTGAGTAGTTGCAATCAAATTATTGTCCGCACGCCAAACGAACTAGAACTACTCCAGAAAATTTGCCAAATTATCGTGGAAGTTGGCGGTTATCGACTGGCTTGGGTAGGCTTTGCAGAAAATGATAGCGAAAAAAAATATTTTGCCAGTGGCGCAAGCTGGCTATGA